The Salinibaculum sp. SYNS191 genome has a window encoding:
- a CDS encoding Zn-dependent hydrolase, with translation MTSQFSIDGDTLQTDIRQNATFGDIDADVGRGRTVLPGDQANGGARDYLINQMEDAGLEVRVDAVGNIAGRWTPPGTTPDVAPVAAGSHLDSVPRGGIFDGALGVYAALEAVRAIQRSRVELRRPLEVVCFTGEEGTRFADGVLGSSVATGHLSVDEALSLSDGTVTLREALRTIGYQGAGRLDAGEWAAWLELHIEQGGSLEAADVPIGIVTDVTGTVRGEVHIQGEADHAGTTGMAERSDALVAASELVRSVEETASDLSATGTGTAVGTVGELNVGPNVVNVVPGSVSLSLDIRSICAAEIDTQLDAVEGSVAAIETDYGVDAELEITYDVSPTALSPAVQDVLQTAADNCSAETMSVHSGGGHDTMQVADVTEAGLVFVPSEGGHSHSPKESVAWDDCIVATEVLAEALAELARTGAHQQC, from the coding sequence ATGACGAGTCAATTCAGTATTGACGGTGACACACTCCAGACTGACATCCGCCAGAACGCGACGTTTGGTGACATCGATGCGGATGTCGGCCGCGGACGAACTGTTCTTCCCGGTGACCAAGCAAACGGAGGGGCCCGCGACTATCTCATCAATCAAATGGAAGACGCTGGTCTCGAGGTCCGGGTCGACGCCGTTGGTAACATCGCTGGTCGGTGGACACCTCCGGGAACCACTCCTGATGTGGCCCCGGTCGCAGCGGGAAGCCACCTCGACTCCGTTCCGCGCGGTGGCATCTTCGACGGCGCGCTGGGGGTGTACGCCGCACTGGAAGCCGTTCGGGCCATCCAACGCAGTCGTGTGGAACTGCGGCGACCACTCGAAGTCGTCTGTTTTACCGGGGAAGAGGGCACACGGTTTGCGGACGGTGTACTGGGGTCGTCCGTCGCCACGGGACACCTCTCCGTGGATGAAGCACTTTCGCTGTCCGACGGGACCGTGACATTGCGAGAGGCACTCCGAACGATAGGGTATCAGGGGGCTGGTCGGCTCGACGCCGGTGAGTGGGCTGCATGGCTGGAGCTACATATCGAACAGGGTGGTTCTCTTGAGGCGGCGGACGTTCCCATTGGTATCGTAACCGACGTCACTGGCACAGTCCGCGGGGAAGTCCACATTCAGGGAGAAGCAGACCACGCTGGAACGACTGGCATGGCCGAGCGGAGCGACGCACTGGTGGCTGCCAGTGAACTCGTCCGTTCTGTCGAGGAGACTGCGTCGGACCTCTCCGCGACCGGAACGGGCACAGCTGTCGGAACGGTCGGGGAACTCAACGTCGGACCGAACGTGGTAAACGTGGTTCCCGGGTCGGTTTCGCTGTCGCTGGACATCCGGTCGATTTGTGCTGCCGAGATCGACACCCAACTGGACGCTGTTGAAGGCTCGGTAGCAGCCATCGAGACTGACTACGGAGTGGACGCCGAACTGGAGATTACCTACGACGTCTCGCCAACGGCGCTGTCACCGGCAGTTCAGGACGTCCTACAGACTGCCGCAGACAACTGTAGCGCAGAGACCATGTCCGTCCATTCGGGCGGCGGCCACGATACGATGCAGGTTGCTGACGTGACAGAGGCAGGGCTTGTCTTCGTTCCCTCGGAAGGTGGCCACTCACACTCTCCAAAAGAGTCCGTTGCATGGGACGATTGCATCGTTGCGACGGAAGTACTCGCAGAGGCCCTCGCAGAACTCGCCAGAACTGGGGCACACCAACAATGCTAG
- a CDS encoding DUF3830 family protein, with the protein MLEITTNEMTFTAEIHDQRAPETAAGVRELLPLESTLMHVRWSGIATWINIDDLTLPDIPRENHTVYPSCGDILLYPGYRNEQEILLPCGPTCFKSPAGELAGNHFATISDERDRLRSLEQTTLEDGEQTVRIEEIQ; encoded by the coding sequence ATGCTAGAGATTACCACGAACGAGATGACGTTCACGGCAGAGATACACGACCAGCGCGCTCCGGAAACAGCTGCCGGAGTCAGGGAACTGCTCCCACTCGAATCGACACTCATGCACGTCAGATGGAGCGGGATTGCGACGTGGATTAACATCGACGACCTCACACTCCCGGACATTCCACGCGAAAACCACACCGTGTATCCCTCGTGTGGAGACATCTTGTTATATCCGGGCTACCGAAACGAACAAGAGATTCTGCTTCCTTGTGGACCGACGTGTTTCAAGAGCCCCGCGGGGGAACTGGCCGGCAATCACTTTGCGACGATATCCGATGAGCGTGACCGTCTCCGTTCACTCGAACAGACGACGCTGGAAGATGGCGAGCAGACAGTGCGAATCGAGGAAATTCAATGA
- a CDS encoding IclR family transcriptional regulator: MPPTDNSTGTRSLKTVSKAAEVLETIKSHGGISVTELSRALDIPKSSAYTQLKTLSENGFVVKQDDEYVLALKFISFGEYVRNQHALYRHGKPHIDELARETEQYAHLVTEENGRGLNLYRSRGDTSVGGDYQNRKLQQPDYLHYTAAGKAILASLPDERVHEIIDQHGLPERTDNTITDSETLFKELAAIRERGYAYNDEEEIRGFRAIGTPIRGGDSKVLGSLSISGPTSYFSDERFDQALPEQVIESANIIEVNITMSGQD, from the coding sequence ATGCCACCAACTGACAACTCTACTGGGACACGGTCGTTGAAAACCGTGTCGAAGGCTGCGGAGGTGCTCGAAACCATCAAATCCCACGGCGGTATCAGTGTGACGGAACTCTCGCGTGCGCTCGACATTCCGAAGAGTTCTGCATACACCCAGCTCAAAACGCTATCCGAAAACGGGTTCGTCGTGAAACAGGACGATGAATACGTCCTCGCTCTGAAGTTCATCTCGTTCGGTGAATACGTCCGCAACCAGCACGCGCTCTACAGACACGGGAAACCCCACATCGACGAACTGGCACGTGAAACCGAGCAATACGCACATCTCGTCACCGAGGAAAACGGTCGAGGGCTCAATCTATACCGGTCTCGAGGTGATACGAGCGTCGGGGGAGACTATCAGAACAGGAAGCTGCAACAACCAGACTATCTTCACTATACAGCGGCCGGGAAAGCAATTCTAGCGAGTTTGCCGGACGAACGAGTCCACGAGATTATTGACCAGCACGGTCTTCCCGAGCGGACAGACAATACAATAACAGACTCGGAGACACTGTTCAAAGAACTCGCTGCGATTCGTGAGCGAGGATACGCATACAACGACGAGGAGGAAATACGAGGCTTCCGTGCGATCGGCACACCGATCAGAGGTGGTGATTCAAAAGTACTCGGGTCCCTCAGCATCTCCGGCCCAACGAGCTACTTCAGCGATGAGCGGTTCGATCAGGCACTCCCGGAACAGGTTATCGAGAGTGCAAACATAATAGAAGTGAATATAACGATGAGTGGACAAGATTGA
- a CDS encoding TRAP transporter permease yields MNLNSLQTKLKQEPLRHFIIFLSVIYWGVVLYYGITYWLPRPQFAIFFVGGGAVIYVFSRLDGGDGTAAEGEHVEEDEPSRIQQLLLVASMVVVVAVSVYLFVTFEELFVTRPITIFEHEYILGAALLLAMFYLTYDGFGLGFLLLVLLTMVYSFYGQYFPGLFSHAGLSFERLIEVSVLDIRGLYGSVTRIVAAWVAPFLLYAGLIRAYGGFDLVKRISIRAAGFMSSGIAQTAVISSMLIGSINGAKSANAAMTGSFTIPLMKESGLPGRTAAAIESVASSGGQVMPPVMGSAAFLMASFLGTSYTDVLIAGMLPALFFYFSVAIAIHFATKRYADDLRIDPETALDNSKSRTDLIVSAVRFGIPFFALVYLLGIANFTVVTSALLTAGLMFATGISIPLIQSMVSQTESVTETLKTVLGQTLDGVTFGAKSLAPIALMIALINVIVDLLNSTGMPGMLALAIISISGGVLIFAAILGMVLSFVMDMGMPTVAAYSIVAILIAPTFVGEFGVPEIAAHYFVFYGAVLSGITPPIAIAVVVTTGIADSDFWLTSLEAIRIGATLYILPIAFLFKPTLVTDGLSLASLLTSVSVLLGIVTLIYGMNFVRRENEPRITNLLVRIIYFGTGATAVIHPDPLVQYGVLATAGILYVIRRFGMRLLLSEGENILSSSD; encoded by the coding sequence ATGAACCTCAACTCGTTACAGACGAAACTCAAACAAGAGCCGTTACGACATTTCATAATCTTCCTCTCAGTCATCTACTGGGGGGTAGTACTGTACTATGGAATAACCTACTGGTTACCGCGACCCCAGTTTGCGATCTTTTTCGTCGGCGGCGGCGCCGTCATCTACGTGTTCTCCCGGCTTGACGGCGGGGACGGCACCGCAGCAGAGGGCGAACATGTGGAAGAAGACGAACCCTCTCGCATCCAGCAGCTGCTGCTCGTTGCGTCTATGGTCGTGGTCGTCGCCGTCTCGGTGTATCTCTTCGTGACGTTCGAGGAACTGTTCGTCACGCGGCCGATTACGATTTTCGAACACGAGTACATCCTCGGGGCCGCCCTGCTTCTGGCCATGTTCTATCTGACGTACGATGGGTTCGGACTCGGATTTCTCTTGCTCGTGCTGTTGACGATGGTCTACAGTTTCTACGGACAGTACTTCCCGGGCCTTTTTTCCCACGCGGGGCTTTCGTTCGAACGCCTCATTGAGGTGAGTGTACTGGACATACGAGGGCTGTACGGGTCGGTCACCCGGATTGTCGCTGCCTGGGTCGCCCCCTTCCTGCTGTACGCAGGACTCATTAGAGCGTATGGCGGGTTCGATCTCGTCAAGCGGATCTCGATTCGGGCAGCTGGCTTTATGAGCTCCGGAATCGCCCAGACGGCCGTCATCTCGAGTATGCTGATTGGCTCGATTAACGGAGCAAAAAGCGCGAATGCAGCGATGACTGGATCGTTCACCATCCCACTAATGAAAGAAAGCGGGCTACCCGGACGGACGGCAGCGGCCATCGAGTCTGTTGCCTCATCCGGTGGACAAGTGATGCCCCCCGTGATGGGTTCGGCAGCGTTCTTGATGGCATCGTTTCTCGGAACCAGCTACACTGACGTGTTGATTGCGGGAATGCTTCCCGCGCTGTTTTTCTATTTCAGCGTCGCAATTGCCATTCACTTCGCCACCAAGCGCTACGCCGACGACCTGCGTATCGATCCGGAGACAGCACTCGATAATTCGAAGAGCCGAACTGACCTCATCGTCAGTGCCGTCCGCTTCGGTATTCCGTTCTTCGCACTGGTCTACCTGCTTGGTATTGCTAACTTCACGGTGGTCACGTCGGCCCTGCTGACCGCAGGCTTGATGTTTGCCACCGGAATTAGCATTCCGCTGATACAAAGTATGGTGTCTCAGACCGAGAGCGTCACGGAAACCCTCAAAACGGTGCTAGGACAAACGCTGGATGGAGTCACGTTCGGTGCAAAATCGCTGGCACCCATTGCCCTGATGATTGCGCTGATCAACGTCATCGTCGACCTTCTGAATTCGACGGGTATGCCGGGGATGCTGGCGCTTGCGATCATCAGCATCTCTGGTGGTGTTCTCATCTTTGCGGCCATTCTCGGCATGGTCCTCTCGTTCGTGATGGATATGGGGATGCCAACTGTCGCGGCGTATTCAATCGTCGCTATCCTTATTGCACCGACCTTCGTCGGCGAATTCGGCGTGCCAGAAATCGCAGCCCATTACTTCGTCTTCTATGGTGCGGTCTTGTCCGGCATCACTCCCCCAATCGCAATCGCGGTCGTGGTGACGACCGGTATCGCCGATTCTGACTTCTGGCTCACAAGCCTGGAAGCAATCCGAATCGGTGCGACGCTGTACATCCTTCCAATCGCGTTCCTGTTCAAGCCGACGCTGGTTACCGACGGACTCAGCCTGGCGTCGCTCCTGACGAGCGTCAGCGTCCTCCTGGGTATCGTAACGCTGATTTACGGGATGAATTTCGTCCGGCGGGAAAACGAGCCCCGTATCACAAACCTTCTCGTGCGGATTATTTATTTCGGGACTGGAGCGACAGCAGTCATCCACCCCGACCCACTCGTACAGTACGGCGTCCTTGCAACTGCAGGAATCCTGTATGTCATCCGGCGCTTCGGTATGCGATTGCTGCTGAGTGAAGGAGAGAATATACTCAGCTCCTCCGACTAG
- a CDS encoding amidohydrolase family protein, translating into MSVPIIDTDVHQMWDSLDEIARHVPDRHRHRFKNTSGPSLPDVPSTPYGNPSGYRTRDDLIDGNQRGWTSPDRVRENHLEENDIDYALLNGDALGLNLLPNRDYATTLARAVNEWVMDSWLPADDRFLASIYVPQQNAAAAADIIREYGDHPQFVQVIINSASHNLLGKHEFWPLYDAAEQMGLPVAMHVASDGAGLSGTTTSAGHPSTYFEHHNIFPTTYMQQINSLICEGVFVEFPELTVVAAEGGFFWAPHLMWRMDKNFKTCRRQVPWLERAPSEYMREHVKFTQQPVPEPPNPKYFKQLLEMITAEDTLMFSSDFPHWDGDYWNGSRQPGLPPLPSDLTEQIMYRTAMELYDLPTTKGLV; encoded by the coding sequence ATGAGTGTCCCCATCATCGACACAGACGTACATCAGATGTGGGACTCGCTTGATGAGATTGCCCGCCATGTCCCGGACCGACACAGACATCGGTTCAAGAATACGTCGGGACCCTCGCTACCGGACGTGCCATCGACTCCCTACGGCAATCCGTCAGGATATCGGACACGTGACGACCTGATAGACGGCAATCAGCGAGGGTGGACATCTCCCGACCGGGTTCGGGAGAATCATCTGGAGGAGAACGACATCGACTACGCCCTTCTCAACGGGGACGCCCTCGGTCTCAATCTCCTTCCGAACAGGGATTATGCGACCACACTCGCGCGAGCGGTCAACGAATGGGTCATGGATTCGTGGCTCCCAGCCGACGACCGGTTTCTCGCCTCGATATACGTTCCACAACAAAATGCTGCCGCCGCAGCGGACATCATTCGTGAGTACGGCGACCATCCGCAGTTCGTCCAGGTAATTATCAACAGTGCTTCTCATAATCTGCTGGGCAAGCACGAGTTCTGGCCGCTTTACGACGCTGCAGAACAGATGGGGCTGCCAGTTGCAATGCACGTGGCCAGTGACGGCGCAGGGCTGAGCGGGACGACTACCAGTGCTGGTCATCCCAGCACGTATTTCGAGCACCACAACATTTTTCCGACGACCTACATGCAGCAAATAAACAGTCTCATCTGCGAGGGGGTGTTCGTGGAGTTTCCCGAGTTGACCGTCGTCGCTGCCGAAGGTGGCTTTTTCTGGGCCCCCCACCTGATGTGGCGGATGGACAAGAACTTCAAAACGTGTCGCAGACAGGTGCCGTGGCTGGAGCGAGCGCCCAGTGAGTACATGCGCGAGCACGTCAAGTTCACGCAACAACCGGTCCCCGAACCACCGAATCCCAAGTACTTCAAACAGCTTCTCGAAATGATCACCGCAGAAGATACGCTGATGTTTTCGAGTGACTTTCCACACTGGGACGGAGATTACTGGAACGGCTCACGTCAGCCTGGTCTCCCGCCGCTTCCGTCCGACCTGACCGAGCAGATCATGTATCGAACGGCAATGGAGCTGTATGATCTGCCGACCACCAAGGGCCTGGTATAG
- a CDS encoding TAXI family TRAP transporter solute-binding subunit, with the protein MTGSGTFSLGTAQALQRALEEESDSVELQVSDSGGNPASVQLYNNGETDSYSTENFTLVGAQNGQEPFSEPQDVAPQGFNNLVFHYYWMALDGSGIQTTQDILEQDVNVWMFPAAWGSRLLQEVLYQNMGEWENIEEKIVNLPAGDLARAIGEGRVDAFFGQGASYAGIPGWATEIEAREDVHVVETSDELISAVEDTPSIEPEEIEPYGWSQDVGADSVMAWNNGVQFCFGEDVPADAVYEMARVSHEHPDVLQNSMSQYLDHSDPSSMNSFLLPDVPIHPGAAEFFREQDIWDDSMTEADL; encoded by the coding sequence ATGACCGGATCGGGGACGTTCAGTCTGGGGACCGCACAGGCCCTCCAGCGGGCGCTCGAAGAGGAGTCGGACTCGGTCGAACTGCAGGTCTCTGACTCCGGTGGCAATCCAGCCAGTGTGCAACTGTACAACAATGGTGAGACAGACTCCTACTCGACGGAGAATTTTACCCTCGTCGGTGCACAGAACGGACAGGAGCCGTTCAGCGAACCTCAGGACGTTGCACCACAGGGGTTCAACAATCTGGTGTTCCATTACTACTGGATGGCACTCGACGGGAGTGGCATCCAGACGACTCAGGACATTCTGGAACAGGACGTCAACGTCTGGATGTTCCCAGCAGCTTGGGGCTCGCGGTTGCTTCAGGAAGTCCTGTACCAGAACATGGGCGAGTGGGAGAACATCGAGGAAAAGATCGTCAACCTCCCAGCGGGTGACCTGGCCCGGGCAATCGGAGAGGGGCGTGTGGACGCCTTCTTCGGGCAAGGGGCTTCTTACGCGGGCATTCCGGGATGGGCGACGGAAATCGAAGCCAGAGAAGACGTTCACGTGGTCGAGACGTCCGACGAACTCATCAGTGCAGTCGAAGACACGCCGTCCATCGAACCCGAAGAGATCGAACCGTACGGCTGGAGTCAGGACGTCGGCGCCGACTCCGTCATGGCATGGAACAACGGCGTCCAGTTCTGCTTCGGAGAGGACGTGCCCGCAGATGCGGTCTACGAGATGGCTCGCGTGAGTCACGAACATCCGGACGTCTTACAGAATTCGATGTCGCAGTACCTCGACCACTCGGACCCGAGCAGTATGAACAGCTTCCTGCTCCCGGACGTTCCGATTCATCCCGGCGCGGCAGAGTTCTTCAGAGAACAGGATATCTGGGACGACAGCATGACGGAAGCAGACCTGTGA
- a CDS encoding Acg family FMN-binding oxidoreductase yields the protein MDAAELTRDVWDLDPDAFPADASLERQVTFLLRYAILAPSSHNSQPWRFAVDGGTVAVRIADDRRLEVADPDGRELHLSVGCAVENLCVAAEHFGFAPDVDDDPDGGAAAVVSLHPDAEADSPRPPELFDALTARYTSHRLFEDRPIPDTTLGRFRQCAVEDDVTLHLVSDAETKESVAELQAAADEALMDDPDYRRELGYWVGTGALGASWLAARLGQTVVTHFDLGAREGRKNSKFVQRAPLVAVLSTPTDDPTTQVRAGQVFERLALVATTADLAVHPLSQTLERPDARADLADRVGIGDGVPQHLFRVGYADETPEHTPRLPLEAVLEDAP from the coding sequence ATGGACGCCGCCGAACTGACCAGAGACGTCTGGGATCTGGACCCGGACGCGTTCCCTGCAGACGCCTCGCTCGAACGGCAAGTGACCTTCCTCTTGCGCTACGCGATCCTGGCTCCGTCCAGCCACAACAGCCAGCCGTGGCGGTTCGCGGTCGATGGTGGGACGGTTGCCGTCCGGATTGCTGACGACCGGCGGCTGGAGGTTGCCGACCCCGACGGCCGCGAGCTACACCTCAGCGTCGGCTGCGCCGTCGAGAACCTCTGTGTTGCGGCCGAGCACTTCGGATTCGCTCCTGACGTGGACGACGACCCCGACGGGGGCGCGGCGGCCGTCGTCTCGCTGCATCCCGACGCGGAGGCGGATTCGCCCCGGCCGCCGGAGCTGTTCGACGCGCTGACCGCGCGGTACACCAGCCACCGGCTGTTCGAGGACCGACCCATCCCCGACACCACGCTGGGGCGCTTCCGGCAGTGCGCCGTCGAGGACGACGTGACGCTCCATCTCGTCTCCGACGCCGAGACGAAGGAATCGGTCGCCGAACTCCAGGCCGCCGCCGACGAGGCGCTGATGGACGACCCCGACTACCGGCGGGAACTGGGCTACTGGGTCGGGACGGGCGCGCTCGGCGCGTCGTGGCTCGCGGCCAGGCTCGGCCAGACCGTCGTCACGCACTTCGACCTCGGCGCGCGGGAGGGACGGAAAAACTCGAAGTTCGTCCAGCGGGCACCCCTCGTCGCGGTCCTGTCGACACCGACAGACGACCCGACGACGCAGGTCCGGGCCGGACAGGTCTTCGAACGCCTCGCCCTCGTCGCGACGACCGCCGACCTCGCGGTCCACCCGCTGAGCCAGACGCTCGAACGGCCCGACGCGCGGGCGGACCTCGCCGACCGAGTCGGTATCGGGGATGGGGTGCCACAGCACCTCTTCCGCGTCGGCTATGCCGACGAGACACCCGAACACACGCCGCGGTTGCCGCTAGAGGCAGTGCTAGAGGACGCCCCGTAG
- a CDS encoding cyclase family protein has translation MVELIDLSGYIEEDQPVFPGHERTQFWTTHFHEEQAYTLRKQLGKETGTIKRKLGAKRAGEKEENPLVRTILVSEHGPTHVDALCHIDPTREESIDKMGLDWFYGDAVGVDVSHVTSDEFIEADDIRASLNEHDLTIQEGDAITLYTGHRDEHYAVDDHEKRYAYQYEYSGLTGDATRWLGKQGIKNIGIDAPSIDHGTAAETAEFPAHDVCAEMEMINIENMANLDTVVGKRFTLSAFPLKVRDGTGSPIRPVAIIE, from the coding sequence ATGGTAGAACTCATCGACCTTTCGGGGTACATTGAGGAAGACCAGCCAGTGTTTCCCGGACACGAGCGAACTCAGTTCTGGACCACGCACTTCCACGAGGAGCAAGCCTACACCCTCCGGAAGCAACTGGGCAAAGAAACCGGGACAATCAAGCGAAAACTGGGTGCCAAACGAGCGGGAGAAAAAGAAGAAAACCCGCTCGTCCGGACGATACTGGTCAGTGAACATGGTCCGACGCACGTGGATGCGCTCTGTCACATCGACCCGACGCGGGAGGAAAGCATCGACAAGATGGGCCTCGACTGGTTCTACGGCGACGCTGTTGGCGTTGATGTCTCACACGTCACGAGCGACGAGTTCATCGAAGCCGACGACATCAGAGCCAGTCTCAACGAACACGACCTCACGATACAAGAGGGGGACGCGATTACGCTCTACACCGGCCACCGTGACGAACACTACGCGGTCGACGATCACGAAAAACGCTACGCTTACCAGTACGAATACTCGGGCCTGACCGGTGATGCCACGCGGTGGCTTGGCAAACAAGGAATCAAAAACATCGGCATCGACGCCCCGAGCATCGACCACGGCACCGCAGCGGAAACGGCTGAATTTCCCGCCCATGACGTGTGCGCAGAGATGGAGATGATCAACATCGAGAACATGGCAAATCTCGACACAGTCGTCGGCAAGCGGTTCACGCTGTCTGCGTTCCCACTGAAAGTCCGTGACGGAACTGGCTCCCCGATCAGACCGGTGGCGATAATCGAATGA
- a CDS encoding amidase, with protein MTESIERYSAALSETVRALRSGQQDLDSYYDDVEARVETVEDDLQSFVETPEFTTLRESVKRVRQRWERTSVRPPLYGVNVGVKDIFSVDSFPTRAGSDLPPSTFESPEAPVVTTLREAGAFVMGKTVTTEFASSPTGPTRNPHALSHTPGGSSSGSAAAVAAGLVPLALGTQTVGSIVRPAAFCGIVGFKPSKGRLSTDGIVPFSPSADQVGMFTQDVPGMELAASVLCSNWTRAPDLTTSSSVGIPAGGYLEQATETGREHFKTQISALERSGITVDRVQLFNDIGALNERHESMIEAEAAMEHADWYVEYGDRYHPDSAAMVENGWQTDLNAVGDGRLSQQRTRHTIEQTMAQFDLDVLLAPAARGPAPEGLDDSGDPVMNLPWTHAGLPAVTVPSSKTDAGLPLGLQCIAAHGDDETLLSIAATLRERLADADLDSTQTG; from the coding sequence ATGACCGAATCGATCGAACGGTACTCCGCGGCACTCTCCGAGACGGTTCGAGCGCTACGCAGCGGGCAACAGGATCTTGACTCCTATTACGACGACGTCGAAGCACGCGTCGAGACTGTCGAAGACGACCTCCAGTCGTTTGTGGAAACCCCCGAGTTCACGACACTCCGGGAGTCCGTCAAGAGAGTTCGACAACGCTGGGAGCGAACCTCGGTGAGGCCGCCGCTCTACGGCGTGAACGTGGGTGTCAAAGACATCTTCAGCGTCGACAGTTTTCCGACCCGAGCGGGGTCGGACTTGCCTCCGTCCACGTTCGAAAGCCCTGAGGCGCCCGTCGTCACGACGCTTCGGGAGGCGGGCGCTTTCGTGATGGGAAAGACCGTCACGACTGAGTTCGCGTCCTCGCCGACCGGGCCAACCCGAAACCCACACGCGCTTTCTCACACGCCCGGTGGGTCAAGCAGCGGCTCTGCTGCTGCCGTTGCCGCCGGCCTCGTGCCACTCGCGCTCGGTACACAGACCGTCGGCTCTATCGTACGTCCCGCTGCCTTCTGTGGGATCGTCGGTTTCAAACCCAGCAAGGGTCGCCTCTCGACAGACGGTATCGTCCCGTTTTCTCCCTCAGCCGACCAGGTCGGCATGTTCACACAGGACGTCCCGGGAATGGAACTCGCCGCGAGCGTCCTCTGTTCGAACTGGACCAGGGCGCCGGATTTGACGACCTCTTCTAGCGTTGGCATCCCAGCGGGAGGGTACCTCGAACAGGCGACCGAGACTGGGCGTGAACACTTCAAGACCCAGATTTCGGCACTCGAACGATCTGGCATCACCGTCGACCGAGTTCAGTTGTTCAACGACATCGGGGCTCTCAACGAGCGACACGAGTCGATGATCGAGGCCGAGGCTGCGATGGAACACGCGGACTGGTACGTCGAGTACGGCGACAGGTACCACCCGGACTCGGCGGCGATGGTCGAGAACGGCTGGCAGACGGACCTCAACGCCGTCGGCGACGGACGGCTGAGTCAACAGCGCACCCGTCACACCATCGAGCAAACAATGGCACAGTTCGACCTCGACGTACTGCTCGCTCCTGCGGCACGCGGGCCAGCACCTGAGGGACTCGACGACTCCGGTGACCCGGTGATGAATCTGCCGTGGACACACGCAGGTCTCCCAGCCGTGACGGTCCCATCGAGCAAAACTGACGCTGGACTTCCACTTGGTCTGCAGTGTATCGCTGCACACGGAGATGACGAAACGCTGTTGTCAATCGCAGCGACACTCAGAGAGCGTCTCGCTGACGCGGATCTCGACAGCACTCAGACCGGATAG
- a CDS encoding Rieske (2Fe-2S) protein, with translation MSDPHPVCPVAELPPGERRIVEIDGESIGVFNVAGEFHALRNVCPHHLAPLCEGTIGGTLSPADAVGEYNWEKEGEIIRCPWHKWEFDIKTGESVYNPHRLRTRTYDTDVESRPAQNEEPTATPQSGKATQTPPETAADERAAHDEPNDCRTELCEDAPPIETYDTDVRDEIVVVYV, from the coding sequence ATGAGTGACCCACATCCGGTCTGTCCGGTTGCGGAGCTACCACCCGGTGAGCGACGGATTGTCGAGATAGACGGCGAGTCGATCGGTGTGTTCAACGTCGCTGGCGAGTTCCACGCCCTCAGGAATGTCTGCCCACACCATCTTGCTCCATTGTGTGAGGGAACTATCGGTGGTACACTGTCGCCAGCCGATGCTGTTGGCGAGTACAACTGGGAGAAAGAGGGTGAGATAATCAGATGTCCGTGGCACAAGTGGGAATTCGATATCAAGACCGGTGAATCGGTCTACAACCCCCACCGACTGCGAACACGGACCTACGATACCGACGTCGAATCTCGACCTGCACAGAACGAAGAGCCGACAGCAACACCACAGAGCGGGAAGGCGACCCAGACGCCTCCGGAGACAGCAGCAGACGAGCGAGCCGCACACGACGAACCGAACGACTGTAGGACTGAACTATGTGAGGATGCACCACCTATCGAGACGTACGACACCGACGTGAGAGATGAAATCGTAGTGGTCTACGTCTAA